TAAGGAATTTTGTTCACTCTCACTTGTCTACCACTACTGGTATTGGATTGCAGCTAATTCAAATTCAGATTTCACACATTATTGTTGTCATTAGGGTTCTTTCTTTTCATGTAGAATTAGAATTACAAGTACAACCTtgtaaaagagagagagaagtagcCAGGTAACTGCAGAGGTTTCTAGATTTCAAAGAAGGTAGGTCAACTGCAACGTTGACATTTTCTCAAGCATGTTTCGTTCCATGCTGTTGCCACAGTCATAGGACCCCATAGAAAAAATAGAGTCAAGttgatttctttttctctctctctatctttTGCTTTGTTTTTGGTCCTTTCCtctttacttttccttgttagTATGCCTAAAGCTTGCTTTTCTTTCACAATTGGTGACTTGGGCTTTGTcccaaaacaagaaaagatgaTAAATTTgttcaaattttgaaattgcAAGCTCAAAATTTTAGTTTAGAACTTTGTATTATTCTCAGTTCTGTAATGCCATTACCATATTCTAAAATGTATAGGCTTCACTCTCAAATCCACCAGAGCAATGGTGCTCCTATTCTTTCTCCatattctccttcttcttcttctttttcttcttatagTTCTTCTAATTCAGCTTCTTCATCCTCAGATTCTTCATCTGGGAATAGTAGAATAAGCCCTGCAATTATTTTCATCATAGTAATTTTATCTGTTGTGTTCTTCATCTTGGGCACCCTCCACCTGCTTGTTAGATTTCTCATGAGACAAagatcttcttcttcctcatcaaTTTCTCAATCCAATAGGTATCCTGAAATGTCTGAATCTGATGCATACCAGAGACAGTTGCAGCAACTATTCCACCTCCATGACTCAGGTTTAGATCAGGCTTTCATTGATGCACTCCCTGTGTTTCTCTACAAGGAGATAATTGGCTTGAAGGAGCCATTTGATTGTGCTGTTTGCCTTTGTGAGTTCTTGGAACAAGACAAGTTGAGGTTGCTGCCAAATTGCAACCATGCTTTTCACATTGACTGCATTGACACATGGTTGCTTTCAAATTCAACTTGTCCCCTTTGTAGAGGGACACTTTATGCACCAGGGTTTTCATTTGAGACCCCATTTTTTGACTTTGAAGGTCCATGTTATGAGGACGAAGATGGTGTTTCAGTTTCAGGATTTGGTGTCAGTGGTGCTGGTTCTTCTAACAAGCCTGCTGAGAATCACATAAGGAATGGGAAGAGGGTTTTTTCTGTGAGGCTTGGAAAATTCAGAAGCTCAAATAATAATGGAGTAGATGGTGTTGAAAAATGTGAAGGAGAGAGTAGTAATAGTAGTATTAGTTTTAGTAATAGTCATGGTAATTTAGATGCAAGGAGATGCTACTCAATGGGGTCTTACCAATATGTTGTTGCTGATTCTGATTTGAGGGTGGCTTTGTGTCCAAGCATCAGTGGCAGTATGAGACAATTGATTAAGGGAAGAATAGCTACAACAAATGGGAACAATTTTTCTTCAACtgatgttgatgttgttgaggGAAAAAAGATCAGCAATGCAAGAAAAGGTGAGAGCTTTTCTGTTTCCAAGATATGGCAATGGTCTAGGAAGGATAACAGTAAGTTAAGAAGTTCATCAGAGGCTCGAATTCCATAATAATTCTATTTGTCACTGCAATTTTATTGCCATGGATGAACAACAATGTCAGAGGTACATGAACTGTtcagtttttgaattttgtattCCAAGTTTCTAACCAATTTCATCTTCTTAGTGGTTCTTTGTTGAGATCCTTGTTCGTCTCATGCTTTGATTTAaccattttgtttttctttttgttgtaAATCATCCCATAAAAGCACTTTAGCAATCAGTGTTCTTTTAATTGAAATGATTCTCGACTCTTGAATCTTGGATTGTTGGATGAAAATTAGTCCTTTAATTCAAAAATCTATTGAAGGGGTTACATGTTTTAGGCCTTAAGAATATTATTACAATTAATTATAGTGGTTGCAGTTTTGTTTCTAGCACAGTTCTTGGAAAGCTATATCTAGCAGAGATTttttggaaaaagaaaagaattaaaaaaaccGGGAAGTTTCAGAACATTTTTCTTTAGTTGTGGGACCCTAATTACATGTGATTCTTTTATCTAAGTGACAAAAGTGGTCTTTATTATTAGCAATTTCTTGCAACAAGTGAGATGAGATAAAAGTGAGGTCAAATTAGGGTTGCTTTTTGGATGCCcttgcttttgaaaaaaaaaaaaggttgttACTTGCATTAAataattagataatttaattaaatatattaaattatctaataatttaaaGAGTTATGTTacttatatactaaaattaattattagtataaaatataagttaaaatataaatatatattgaaaataaattaaattacacatttatttatatacaaatatattagtgactgattttaatgagtgattttagtgtataaatagtatttttataatttaaaatatcttttcataAATACACTTTTTATGGAAGTAGCCACCTAATAACAATTGGTTCATCCCACTGCCATTCGCACCGCTACCTGGTTCttttttgctattttgtatGGACCGGTTCAGTTCAGATTGAACCTTGCAAGTTGTAACTCTATCCGAGTCAGCCGAACCATCCCTAAACCATTTTTCTTAGGTTGGGTGGATCACCAGTTGCGGACTTGTAGTGGTGATGCTAATAAAGTAATAATAGATAGAATATAGTGAGAATAATAGCAATCAAACATTCAAATATCATATGTGGTGGGCCCGCactaaatagaaaaaaaatttacatgcGGTGTTGGGCAAGGCAGGCCGTTTCTGGTACAGGTTTGTTACTCTGTTTGATATGGATAGAAATAGGTCTTGAAGCgtggtggtggtggaagtgGGAGATGTGATCGATTCACAAACTAGCAAATATGTCTTCTCTGATAGGTAAAGTAAGTTTGATGGACTTCGTTTGATggattttttttcattcatttgATGATTGTGTTTTTGAATTACAGATGAGTTGAAGGAGCAGCTTTTGGAGGTGGAGAATGGCGAAGGACACTCGAAAATGGAGGTACGCGATCTTCGGAGAGTGTCGGATGCAGGGATCCCAATACTGAAGGGCATCAGTCTGGAAATCCCAAAGGGTGTCATAGTGGGAGTCATAGGCCCCAGTGGCAGCGGAAAGTCAACGCTCCTCAGGGCACTCAACCGCCTCTGGGAGCCTCCCTCCGCCTCCGTCTTCCTCGACTCCCGGGACATCTGCCAGCTCGACGTGCTCTCCCTCCGCCGCAAAGTCGGCATGCTGTTCCAGCTGCCCGCCCTTTTCGAAGGCACTGTAGCCGACAACGTGAGGTACGGCCCCAACCTCAGCGGGAAGAAGCTTTCAGATGTTGAGGTATGTAAGCTGTTGATGCTGGCGGACCTGGACGCTTCCTTCCTTCAGAAGTCGGCGGCGGAGTTGTCAGTGGGTCAAGCACAGAGGGTTGCGCTGGCCAGAACTCTTGCTAATTCCCCTGAGGTTTTGCTGCTTGATGAGCCAACGAGTGCTTTAGATCCTATTTCCACGGAGAATATAGAGGCTGCACTGTTGAAGCTCAACAAGAATAGTGGCATGACCATGATTATGGTGTCTCACAGCATCAAACAAATCCAGAGAATTGCTGACGTCGTCTGCCTCCTCGTTGATGGTGAGATTGTTGAGATTCTCAACCCTAACCAACTCTCCCAAGCCAACCATCCCATGGCTCAGAGGTTTCTTCAACTCACCACTTAAAATCATGTTTAATATCAAATTTTCTATCCATTCATAATAAAGTACTCATCGGTGTTCATCTTTCTAATTATTTTCCTGCAAGGTCCCTCTGATTTAGGCCACGTTGTTTGAATCCTATATCTAATTATCTAAATGAATTGTATTACTGAAACCATTGGCATTTAGATATTTATTATTTGCATTTCTTGTAACAATTTGACCGAGTAAGGTAACTCAGGGTTGCTTTTTGGATACTTTGGTTTGGTTTTCTACAGaagcttgttttttttttttttttttttctttcatctttttggattaaaaagaagaaaagaaacaaggaaaagatTCGATTCCTTCTTGTGTCTCAGCCAAGCTTGTGTATAACACTACTTTAAGTACAAAGTATGGAATTCTGATAttgtttcaatttcaattaattatttattttgattaaatttgTGAGTGACAAGTTTTTATGGTATCATAGTTGGTAGCTAGACAAGCATAATGTGGTTTCTCTATTGTTATAAGATGAATTGTCTTATAATTGAAAGGAGatagaaatagaaataaataaataaataaataaagtataaaGATGAAGTTAGTGAAATGAATTGGTTTATgagggaaaaaaaaagatatacaTTATAAATATTGAAATTTGAGTAAAATCACGTGTGACATATTATGTAttccatttttttaaataaataaaaaaaattatttatatttacatgtatttttaaaattatttatatttttatattattttgttatcaccgcaaacaaaataaatatattcataTTTTGTTTATAATGTAAAGAAATAATATTTACTTAGCCGTCAAATCTACCTAATCAAATTCACTTCAAGACAATTTTCTTTAACTTCCATTAAATTAAGGTTGCGTTTGTTTCTAACAACatgataagataagatagaataaGACATAAAGGACAGAGacataaaattttatgattttgtatcatattttgttataaactagaacaaattatgaaaatttaatttattctcatttttttattcaaaaaatttgagacaaaaaatattattataaaaaattaacaagaataatgaaagaaaaaatgaaaaataaattgtgtttcttgttagtgTTTCCATGTCCTTCCTGTCAtgatggacacaaaatacactaattcagtgtTCTTGGACACATTGTTTCTGTCTATGTCTCCTCTTTCAAATACAATTTTGTGTCTATGTGTCTCTGTCTCAGTGTCCTGTCTCtgtaaacaaacgcagcctaaaTGTGTTGTGACCATCAACCCTTGTTAATCACTTATTAGgtttttttacttaaataaattaaataggatCCAAAATTACTTAAATCTCCAAAAGCAATTTTTGAAACGTGGATATTCTAATCCTAATGATATATAAATCGTGCTAGAGGAATGTGGTTTATATAATATGTTAGCCACTACATCCGAGATGATTTATGCATGAATGACTTTTGAGGAATAACACATAAATCGTCCTAAGGTGGCCAACTTTACCAATTGTATGTGAATCGTCCCAGGCTAAGAGAATTTACGTGGTTTCAGACAAAAACACAAGACCCTGTAAAGATTTATACgatgtgaattttgcatgagAAATGAGTACTCAATTAAGCTCCTGTCTGTCTCAAAGTGGGGTTTATAACGCTGAAACtccgaatagttttggcatcgcACTATCCTTTGAATCTGAGGATTGTCACTGTCATttggaattagaatccggaaaATACTATGAATTTTTTGGCCTTTTTACTTTggattaatccttgaacacaacatttttctttcattttctattatttgatACTTTGTACCTTGAGCCTAACcatgactttaaatgttttgtctcaaactttacttgacacaaaaacaccacaagcacttgaCTGTGCAACTCTCTTTTAGTTTAGATTC
The genomic region above belongs to Arachis stenosperma cultivar V10309 chromosome 5, arast.V10309.gnm1.PFL2, whole genome shotgun sequence and contains:
- the LOC130981909 gene encoding ABC transporter I family member 17-like, giving the protein MSSLIDELKEQLLEVENGEGHSKMEVRDLRRVSDAGIPILKGISLEIPKGVIVGVIGPSGSGKSTLLRALNRLWEPPSASVFLDSRDICQLDVLSLRRKVGMLFQLPALFEGTVADNVRYGPNLSGKKLSDVEVCKLLMLADLDASFLQKSAAELSVGQAQRVALARTLANSPEVLLLDEPTSALDPISTENIEAALLKLNKNSGMTMIMVSHSIKQIQRIADVVCLLVDGEIVEILNPNQLSQANHPMAQRFLQLTT
- the LOC130981908 gene encoding RING-H2 finger protein ATL47-like; this encodes MPLPYSKMYRLHSQIHQSNGAPILSPYSPSSSSFSSYSSSNSASSSSDSSSGNSRISPAIIFIIVILSVVFFILGTLHLLVRFLMRQRSSSSSSISQSNRYPEMSESDAYQRQLQQLFHLHDSGLDQAFIDALPVFLYKEIIGLKEPFDCAVCLCEFLEQDKLRLLPNCNHAFHIDCIDTWLLSNSTCPLCRGTLYAPGFSFETPFFDFEGPCYEDEDGVSVSGFGVSGAGSSNKPAENHIRNGKRVFSVRLGKFRSSNNNGVDGVEKCEGESSNSSISFSNSHGNLDARRCYSMGSYQYVVADSDLRVALCPSISGSMRQLIKGRIATTNGNNFSSTDVDVVEGKKISNARKGESFSVSKIWQWSRKDNSKLRSSSEARIP